From Sparus aurata chromosome 9, fSpaAur1.1, whole genome shotgun sequence, a single genomic window includes:
- the LOC115588761 gene encoding olfactory receptor 11A1-like — protein sequence MDDTFNITSITVSGYVEVAKYRYLYFMIMFTAYILIICCNSTVVCLIWIHQNLHEPMYIFIAALLMNSVLFSTSIYPKLLIDLLSEKQTISYSACLFQFLLFYSLSGSEFLLLSAMAYDRYVSICKPLQYPTIMSKTTIGIFLVLAWILPACQIAVPAILSAEARLCDFTLKGIICNNAIYRLQCQRSRVITIYGVVALLDLAILPMVFISFTYTKILIISYRSSREVKRKAAETCLPHLLVLISLSCLITYDVIIARVESNLPKTARFMMTLQIVLYHPLFNPIIYGLKMKAISKHLKKLFCPAKVISCNTDD from the coding sequence ATGGATGATACATTTAATATTACGTCTATAACTGTTAGTGGGTATGTGGAAGTGGCCAAATACAGATATCTTTATTTCATGATTATGTTCACAGCATATATTCTAATAATCTGCTGTAATTCTACTGTTGTGTGTCTAATCTGGATTCACCAAAACCTCCATGAGCctatgtacatttttattgcaGCTCTGTTAATGAACTCTGTTCTTTTCAGCACTTCTATTTACCCAAAGCTTCTGATTGACTTATTATCTGAAAAACAGACCATATCATATTCAGCCTGTCTCTTTCAATTTCTTCTATTTTATTCCTTAAGTGGGTCAGAGTTCTTACTGCTATCAGCCATGGCCTATGACAGGTATGTGTCTATATGCAAACCTCTACAATATCCAACTATCATGAGCAAAACAACCATCGGTATTTTTCTGGTTTTAGCCTGGATTCTGCCTGCTTGTCAGATAGCAGTCCCTGCAATACTTAGTGCTGAAGCTAGACTATGTGACTTTACTCTTAAAGGAATAATATGTAATAATGCAATTTACAGACTTCAATGTCAAAGATCAAGAGTAATTACTATATATGGTGTTGTTGCTTTATTAGATCTTGCAATACTGCCCATGGTCTTCATAAGTTTTACATACACAAAGATCCTTATAATTTCCTATCGAAGTAGTAGAGAAGTTAAGAGAAAAGCTGCAGAGACATGTTTACCCCACCTGTTGGTCTTAATCAGTTTGTCCTGTTTGATTACATATGATGTCATTATAGCCCGTGTTGAATCTAATTTACCCAAAACTGCACGCTTCATGATGACTTTACAAATTGTTTTATATCATCCTTTGTTTAATCCGATTATATACGGGCTCAAAATGAAAGCCATTTCTAAACACCTTAAGAAGCTGTTCTGTCCAGCCAAAGTCATTTCATGTAACACTGATGACTGA